One window of the Eucalyptus grandis isolate ANBG69807.140 chromosome 8, ASM1654582v1, whole genome shotgun sequence genome contains the following:
- the LOC104415857 gene encoding histone H3.2, with translation MARTKQTARKSTGGKAPRKQLATKAARKSAPATGGVKKPHRFRPGTVALREIRKYQKSTELLIRKLPFQRLVREIAQDFKTDLRFQSSAVSALQEAAEAYLVGLFEDTNLCAIHAKRVTIMPKDIQLARRIRGERA, from the coding sequence ATGGCGAGAACCAAGCAGACGGCGCGGAAGTCCACCGGCGGCAAGGCCCCGAGGAAGCAACTCGCCACCAAGGCGGCGCGGAAGTCGGCCCCGGCGACCGGCGGGGTCAAGAAGCCGCATCGCTTCAGGCCCGGGACGGTGGCGCTGCGGGAGATACGCAAGTACCAGAAGAGCACGGAGCTGCTGATCCGGAAGCTGCCGTTCCAGCGGCTGGTGCGGGAGATCGCGCAGGACTTCAAGACGGACCTCCGGTTCCAAAGCAGCGCCGTCTCGGCACTGCAGGAGGCGGCGGAGGCCTACCTGGTGGGGCTTTTTGAGGACACCAACCTGTGCGCCATCCACGCGAAGCGGGTCACCATCATGCCCAAGGACATCCAGCTCGCGAGGCGGATCCGGGGCGAGAGGGCTTGA